A stretch of DNA from Alicyclobacillus acidocaldarius subsp. acidocaldarius Tc-4-1:
CTGGTACAGAGCCGAGCCCCAGCATCCAGCGCCAACCCGTGTGCACGTCCCAGGCGACCGATCCGGAGCGCTGAATCAGGTAGTTGGTCAGGTAGGTCAGAAAGATGCCGATGATGGTGAGCAACTGATAGAGCGACGATAGAGCCCCGCGGATGTGCGTCGGCGCACACTCGGAGATGTAGGTGACCGAGAGCGCCGATCCCATGCCGATGCCGAGACCGCCGACGATTCGGGCAAGAATGAGCGTGGTGACATCCGACGAGATGGCAGAAACGAATGCCGCGATTGCGAACAGAACGGCAGCTGTCATGAGGACCTTTCGGCGCCCAACGCGATCGCTCAAGAAGCCGGATACGGCCACGCCGATGACGCCGCCGATCATGATGCTGGAGATCACCAATCCCTGCATGAAAGGTGAGAGGTGATAGAGCGTTTTCAAGAAACCGATGGCACCGGAAATCACAGCGGTATCGTAGCCGTAGAGCAGCCCTCCCATTGCGGCCGCCAGCGAGATGGTCACCGCGTAGGCACGAGAGCCTTGCGTCTGCTGAGTGGACATGGCGCACCTCCTCCAAGCTGTGGGCACGACGTCGGCCGAAAGATGTCCGGACAATGATGTTTAAAATCTATAATGTACGTACAACTTGTAGAATAAAGCGGTTTCTTGTCTTTGTCAATGCGCTTTCATGCGCACAAATGAGGAAGACCGGCCGCCGCGAGGCCGGTCCACTCATCGATGCATGCAAGTCGTGGGATACTGGCCGCGAGTCTCACGCGGTGCCGACGGCCACCGGTGCCGTCGAACTTCGAATCACCAGCTTGGGCTCATACACGATAGACCCCGGTTCCTCTCCATCACGCTTCCCACGCTCGATGGCACGCATCACCCACTTCGCCGCGTCCAGCCCCATCTGCGTCTTCGGATGCTCCACCGTCGTCAGCTTGATCTCCGTCGCCTCCGCCAGATACGAGTCGTCATATCCCACCAGCGACATCTCCTCCGGCACCCGGATCCCAAGCTCTCGCAGCACGTCCAGCACCTTCACCGCCAACTGGTCGTTGTAGCACACAATCCCCGTCGGCCGCTCCTCCTCGCGCTCCAACTCCCCTCGCACCCGACGCACAACCTCCTCGCCCAACTCCTCCGTCCGGTACGTGATGAGCCACTCCGGCTTTACCGACACGCCCGCCTCCCGGCACGCGTCCATGAACCCCTGCATCCGGTACACGCCCTGCAAGTCGTCCGTCTTGAAGATCCCCATCAACTTCCGATGCCCAAGCTCCAAGAGGTGGTGCGTCGCCATCCAGCCGCCCTTCTTGTCGTCCATGATGATGTGCGGCGGGTCGAGCTGCGGATAGTACTGGTTGATCATCACATACGGGATCTTTCGCTGCTCCAGCTCCAGGTAGTACCGGATGTTCGGATTGTACGTACTCGACTCCGTCGGCTCCACAATCAGCCCCGCTATCGGCCGCTGCAACATCGACTCGAGGCACTGCGCCTCTTTGGACAGATTGTTGTACGTGCACGCCAGAATCAGCGAGTACCCTTTGTTCGTCACGTACGACTCAATGCCGCGGATGATACTCGGAAAGATGTAGTCCGAGATGTACGTCGTGATCACGCCGATATACTTTCGCGCCTCCTGGCTCTCTCCCGACGCCCGCTCCTCCTGCGGAAAGGCGCAGAACGTCCCGGCACCTTGCTCCCGGTACAAAAGTCCCTCGTGCACGAGGTCCCCCACCGCTTGCCGGATGGTATGCCGGCTGACGCGGAACATCTTGATGAGTTCATTTTCCGAGTAGATCTTCTGCCCGGGTTTCACCTTCCCCGTGCGGATCCACTCCCGGATTTGCTCTTTGACCATCACGTATTTGGCGGGAGAAGCCATGCCCACATCACCATTTCCCATTATATGGATTGGTCGTTCGCCATCACATTCGATAGATTGATGATGGTACCTTGGAAGCGAAAACGTATTCGCTTCTTGACAGTCAGGGATACCACCCGATACAGTACCATACCGCCATGAGGGTGACGACGGTGAAAAGTGCTATGCCCCAAAATCCCCGAACCTGCATTATCGCAGAACCGCTTTTCGTAATCCCCTACAACATGTATACCACATACGCGTCCGTCTACATGTTGCAGACAGGGTTGACGAGCGTGGAACTTGGCTGGCTCACCACCATGAACCTCGTCGTCCAAATGCTCTCCGCTCTGTTGAGCGGGTACGCGACGGATCGCATGGGGCGCAAAAAGGCGCTTTGGGTGACCGATCTCGTCAGTTGGTCCGCCGCCGCGCTGCTCTGGGCCGTATCGCACGATTGGTGGGGCTTCGCCCTTGCCTTCTTCTTCAACGGTTTTCAGCGCATCTCAACCACGGCGTGGTATTGCCTTTTGACT
This window harbors:
- a CDS encoding GntR family transcriptional regulator, whose product is MGNGDVGMASPAKYVMVKEQIREWIRTGKVKPGQKIYSENELIKMFRVSRHTIRQAVGDLVHEGLLYREQGAGTFCAFPQEERASGESQEARKYIGVITTYISDYIFPSIIRGIESYVTNKGYSLILACTYNNLSKEAQCLESMLQRPIAGLIVEPTESSTYNPNIRYYLELEQRKIPYVMINQYYPQLDPPHIIMDDKKGGWMATHHLLELGHRKLMGIFKTDDLQGVYRMQGFMDACREAGVSVKPEWLITYRTEELGEEVVRRVRGELEREEERPTGIVCYNDQLAVKVLDVLRELGIRVPEEMSLVGYDDSYLAEATEIKLTTVEHPKTQMGLDAAKWVMRAIERGKRDGEEPGSIVYEPKLVIRSSTAPVAVGTA